The following proteins are co-located in the Prionailurus viverrinus isolate Anna chromosome A1, UM_Priviv_1.0, whole genome shotgun sequence genome:
- the PCDHB2 gene encoding protocadherin beta-2 has translation MEAGEGKERFLKQRQVLIFFVLLGIAQVASKPKQYSVAEEMESGTFVANLLKDLGLEVNDLAARGARVVSKGKKTRLHFDRQTGNLLLNEKLDREELCGLAEPCVLPFQVLLENPLQFFQAELWIRDINDHSPVFLDKEILLKISESITPGTTFLIERAQDLDVGSNSLQSYTVSPNSHFHLKLQDSSDGILPQLVLDKALDREEQAEIRLTLTALDGGTPPRSGTALVRIEVLDINDNAPEFAKLLYEVQVLENSPIGFQVAVVSARDLDIGTYGEISYVFSQASEDIRKTFQINAKSGELILTQKLDFESIQSYTLTIQATDGGGLSGSCMVFVQVMDLNDNPPELTMSTLIDHIPENLQETIIAVFSVSDPDSGDNGRMVCSIEDDLPFFLKPSVENFYTLLTNTPLDRETKSEYNITITVTDLGTPRLKTQHNITVTVSDVNDNAPAFSQTTYTLRVRENNSPALHIGSVSATDRDSGANAQVTYSLLPPADPQLPLASLVSINADNGQLFALRSLDYEALRAFEFGVRAADRGSPALSSQARVRVLVLDDNDNAPFVLYPPQNGSAPCTELVPRAAEAGYLVTKVVAVDGDSGQNAWLSYQLLKATEPGLFGVWAHNGEVRTARLLSERDAVKHRLVVLVKDNGEPPRSASVTLHVLLVDGFSQPYLPLPEVAAAEARADPLTVYLVVALASVSSLFLFSVLVFVAVRLCRRSRAASAGRCSGPEGHFPGHLVDVSGAGTLSQSYQYEVCLTGGSGTNEFKFLKPILPNFLGLGEERVHEANPSFRNSFKFS, from the coding sequence ATGGAGGCCGGAGAGGGAAAAGAACGCTTTCTAAAACAAAGGCAAGTCTTGATATTCTTTGTTTTGCTGGGCATAGCTCAGGTTGCTTCCAAGCCTAAGCAGTACTCAGTGGCTGAGGAAATGGAGAGTGGCACCTTTGTGGCCAATTTGTTAAAAGACCTGGGGCTGGAAGTAAATGACCTAGCTGCGCGGGGGGCTCGGGTcgtttccaaagggaaaaaaacgcGTTTGCACTTTGATAGGCAGACAGGGAATTTGTTGTTAAATGAGAAACTGGACCGGGAGGAGCTGTGCGGCCTTGCCGAGCCCTGTGTGCTACCTTTCCAGGTATTATTGGAAAATCCCTTGCAGTTTTTTCAGGCCGAGCTATGGATTAGAGATATAAATGATCATTCCCCGGTTTTCCTAGACAaagaaatacttttgaaaatttcagaaaGTATCACTCCCGGAACTACTTTCCTAATAGAACGTGCCCAGGACTTAGATGTGGGAAGCAACAGTCTCCAAAGTTACACGGTCAGTCCAAATTCCCACTTCCATCTTAAATTACAAGACAGTTCCGACGGCATATTACCACAGCTGGTGCTGGACAAAGCGCTGGATCGAGAGGAACAGGCTGAGATCAGGTTAACTCTCACTGCGCTGGACGGCGGGACTCCACCCAGGTCTGGCACTGCCCTGGTCCGCATTGAAGTTTTAGACATCAATGATAACGCGCCCGAGTTTGCAAAGCTGCTCTATGAGGTGCAAGTTCTGGAAAACAGTCCCATTGGATTCCAGGTTGCCGTAGTCTCTGCTAGAGATTTGGACATTGGAACCTATGGAGAAATATCTTATGTATTTTCCCAAGCCTCTGAAGATATTCGcaaaacttttcaaataaatgcaaagtCAGGAGAACTCATTTTAACACAGAAACTGGATTTCGAATCCATTCAGAGTTATACATTAACTATTCAGGCGACAGATGGTGGAGGCCTATCTGGAAGTTGCATGGTGTTTGTCCAAGTGATGGATTTGAATGACAACCCTCCGGAACTGACTATGTCAACACTTATCGATCACATCCCAGAAAACTTGCAGGAGACCATAATTGCTGTATTCAGTGTTTCAGATCCTGACTCGGGAGACAATGGAAGAATGGTTTGCTCCATTGAAGAtgatcttcctttcttccttaaaccttctgttgagaatttttacactCTACTGACAAACACACCTCTGGACCGAGAGACCAAATCCGAGTACAACATCACCATCACCGTCACCGACTTAGGGACCCCCAGGCTGAAAACGCAGCACAACATAACCGTGACGGTCTCCGACGTCAACGACAACGCCCCCGCCTTCAGCCAAACCACCTACACCCTGCGCGTCCGCGAGAACAACAGCCCCGCCCTGCACATCGGCAGCGTGAGCGCCACGGACAGGGACTCGGGCGCCAACGCCCAGGTCACCTACTCGCTGCTGCCGCCCGCGGACCCGCAGCTGCCCCTGGCCTCCCTGGTGTCCATCAACGCGGACAACGGGCAGCTGTTCGCGCTCAGGTCCCTGGATTACGAGGCGCTGCGGGCGTTCGAGTTCGGCGTGCGCGCGGCCGACCGCGGCTCGCCCGCGCTCAGCAGCCAGGCGCGGGTGCGCGTGCTGGTGCTGGACGACAACGACAACGCGCCCTTCGTGCTGTACCCGCCGCAGAACGGCTCTGCGCCCTGCACCGAGCTGGTGCCCAGGGCGGCCGAGGCGGGCTACCTGGTGACCAAGGTGGTGGCGGTGGACGGCGACTCGGGCCAGAACGCCTGGCTGTCGTACCAGCTGCTCAAGGCCACGGAGCCCGGGCTGTTCGGCGTGTGGGCGCACAACGGCGAGGTGCGCACGGCGCGGCTGCTGAGCGAGCGCGACGCCGTCAAGCACAGGCTGGTGGTGCTGGTCAAGGACAATGGCGAGCCGCCGCGCTCGGCCAGCGTCACGCTGCACGTGCTGCTGGTGGACGGCTTCTCGCAGCCCTACCTGCCGCTCCCGGAGGTGGCGGCGGCCGAGGCGCGGGCCGACCCGCTCACCGTCTATTTGGTCGTCGCCTTGGCGTCCGTGTCGTCGCTCTTCCTGTTCTCGGTGCTGGTGTTCGTGGCGGTGCGGCTGTGCAGGCGGAGCCGGGCGGCGTCTGCGGGTCGCTGCTCGGGGCCTGAGGGCCACTTTCCGGGCCACCTGGTGGACGTCAGCGGCGCGGGGACGCTGTCCCAGAGCTACCAGTACGAGGTGTGTCTGACGGGAGGATCTGGGACCAACGAATTTAAGTTCCTCAAGCCGATTCTCCCCAATTTCCTTGGTCTCGGTGAGGAGAGGGTTCATGAAGCAAACCCCAGTTTCAGGAATAGCTTTAAATTCAGTTAA
- the PCDHB3 gene encoding protocadherin beta-3 has product MAESTMEARGERFLRQRQVLFLFVFLGGSLAGSESRRYSVVEETERGFLIANIANDLGLGEGELAVRGAQVVSKGNKQHFQLNHQTGDLHLREKLDREELCGPTEPCILHFQILLQNPLQFITNELHVIDVNDHSPVFFENEMQLKLLENTPPGTMIPLGNAEDLDVGRNSLQNYTITPNSHFHVLTRSRRDGRKYPQLVLDKSLDREEQPEFILTLTALDGGSPHRSGIAEIHILVLDINDNAPEFTQTLYEVQILENSPLNSVVVTVSATDLDTGNFGTVSYAFFHASEEIRKTFQLNPVTGDIQLVKYLNFEEMNTYELDIEAKDGGGLSGKTTVIVQVVDVNDNPPELTLSSITSPIPENSPETVVAVFSVSDLDSGENGRIMCSIEDSLPFILKPSVENFYTLLTNTPLDRETKSEYNITITVTDLGTPRLKTQHNITVTVSDVNDNAPAFSQTTYTLRVRENNSPALHIGSVSATDRDSGANAQVTYSLLPPADPQLPLASLVSINADNGQLFALRSLDYEALRAFEFGVRAADRGSPALSSQARVRVLVLDDNDNAPFVLYPPQNGSAPCTELVPRAAEAGYLVTKVVAVDGDSGQNAWLSYQLLKATEPGLFGVWAHNGEVRTARLLSERDAVKHRLVVLVRDNGEPPRSASVTLHVLLVDGFSQPYLPLPEVAAAEAWADPLTVYLVVALASVSSLFLFSVLVFVAVRLCRRSRTASAGRFSGPEGHFPGHLVDVSGAGTLSQSYQYEVCLTGGSGTSEFKFLKPIMTNGLVQDTE; this is encoded by the coding sequence ATGGCCGAAAGCACAATGGAGGCCAGAGGGGAGCGCTTTCTTAGACAAAGGCAAGtcctgtttctgtttgtttttctgggtgGGTCTCTGGCTGGGTCTGAGTCAAGACGCTACTCTGTGGTTGAGGAAACAGAGAGGGGCTTTTTAATAGCCAACATAGCAAATGATCTAGGGCTTGGGGAAGGGGAACTGGCTGTGAGGGGTGCACAAGTTGTGtctaaaggaaacaaacagcatTTTCAGCTTAACCATCAAACTGGCGATTTGCACCTGCGTGAGAAATTGGACCGGGAAGAGCTATGCGGCCCCACGGAGCCATGTATACTACATTTTCAGATATTACTGCAAAACCCTTTGCAGTTTATTACAAATGAGCTTCACGTCATAGATGTAAATGACCATTCTCCGgtattctttgaaaatgaaatgcagCTGAAACTCTTGGAAAACACGCCACCAGGAACCATGATTCCTTTGGGAAATGCTGAGGACTTGGATGTGGGAAGAAACAGCCTCCAAAACTATACGATCACTCCTAATTCCCATTTCCACGTTCTCACACGCAGTCGTAGGGATGGAAGAAAGTACCCACAACTAGTGCTGGACAAATCTCTGGACCGTGAGGAGCAGCCAGAGTTCATTTTGACTCTTACCGCGCTGGATGGCGGCTCTCCACACCGGTCTGGGATCGCCGAGATCCACATCCTGGTCTTAGACATAAACGACAATGCCCCAGAATTTACACAGACACTCTACGAGGTTCAGATTCTAGAGAACAGCCCCCTTAACTCTGTTGTTGTCACTGTCTCAGCTACTGATTTAGATACAGGAAATTTTGGGACAGTATCATATGCATTTTTTCATGCTTCTGAAGAAATTCGTAAAACTTTTCAGCTAAATCCAGTTACTGGTGATATCCAGCTAgtcaaatatttgaattttgaggAGATGAATACTTATGAACTGGACATAGAAGCCAAAGATGGCGGAGGCCTTTCAGGAAAAACAACAGTGATAGTTCAGGTGGTTGATGTGAACGACAACCCACCAGAACTGACATTGTCCTCAATTACCAGCCCTATCCCTGAGAACTCTCCAGAGACTGTGGTGGCTGTTTTCAGTGTTTCTGATCTAGACtctggagaaaatggaagaattatGTGTTCCATCGAGGACAGTCTCCCCTTCATCCTTAAACcctctgttgagaatttttacaccCTACTGACAAACACACCTCTGGACCGAGAGACCAAATCCGAGTACAACATCACCATCACCGTCACCGACTTGGGGACCCCCAGGCTGAAAACGCAGCACAACATAACCGTGACGGTCTCCGACGTCAACGACAACGCCCCCGCCTTCAGCCAAACCACCTACACCCTGCGCGTCCGCGAGAACAACAGCCCCGCCCTGCACATCGGCAGCGTGAGCGCCACGGACAGGGACTCGGGCGCCAACGCCCAGGTCACCTACTCGCTGCTGCCGCCCGCGGACCCGCAGCTGCCCCTGGCCTCCCTGGTGTCCATCAACGCGGACAACGGGCAGCTGTTCGCGCTCAGGTCCCTGGATTACGAGGCGCTGCGGGCGTTCGAGTTCGGCGTGCGCGCGGCCGACCGCGGCTCGCCCGCGCTCAGCAGCCAGGCGCGGGTGCGCGTGCTGGTGCTGGACGACAACGACAACGCGCCCTTCGTGCTGTACCCGCCGCAGAACGGCTCTGCGCCCTGCACCGAGCTGGTGCCCAGGGCGGCCGAGGCGGGCTACCTGGTGACCAAGGTGGTGGCGGTGGACGGCGACTCGGGCCAGAACGCCTGGCTGTCGTACCAGCTGCTCAAGGCCACGGAGCCCGGGCTGTTCGGCGTGTGGGCGCACAACGGCGAGGTGCGCACGGCGCGGCTGCTGAGCGAGCGCGACGCCGTCAAGCACAGGCTGGTGGTGCTGGTCAGGGACAATGGCGAGCCGCCGCGCTCGGCCAGCGTCACGCTGCACGTGCTGCTGGTGGACGGCTTCTCGCAGCCCTACCTGCCGCTCCCGGAGGTGGCGGCGGCCGAGGCGTGGGCCGACCCGCTCACCGTCTACTTGGTCGTCGCCTTGGCGTCCGTGTCGTCGCTCTTCCTGTTCTCGGTGCTGGTGTTCGTGGCGGTGCGGCTGTGCAGGCGGAGCCGGACGGCGTCTGCGGGTCGCTTCTCGGGGCCCGAGGGCCACTTTCCGGGCCACCTGGTGGACGTCAGCGGCGCGGGGACGCTGTCCCAGAGCTACCAGTACGAGGTGTGTCTGACGGGAGGATCTGGGACCAGTGAGTTCAAGTTCCTCAAACCGATTATGACCAATGGTCTGGTTCAAGACACTGAGTGA
- the PCDHB4 gene encoding protocadherin beta-4 gives MKTPERIQPNRQVVAFILMVFLSQACPEPIRYSVIEETESGSFIAHLAKDLGLGIGELTARSARVVSDDDKQRLQLDRQTGDLLLREKIDREELCGSVEPCVLHFQVLLETPVQFFEGELSIQDINDHSPVFPTGEMLLKIPENSQPGTLFPLKLAQDLDVGSNGLQKYTISPNSYFHVLTRNHSEAKKYPDLVQDKALDREEQPAFSLTLIALDGGSPPKSGTITVRILITDVNDNAPEFVHTPYEVQVLENSSLDSPVLSVSAKDIDSGNFGSVSYGFFQASDEIKQTFSINEVTGEIRLTKKLDFEHIKSYHVEIEAIDGGGLSGKGTVVIHVVDVNDNAPELTISSLTNSIPENAPETVVSIFRIRDRDSGDNGKMICSIPDNLPFLLKPTFKNFYTLVTESPLDRESRAEYNITITVTDLGTPRLKTQHNITVTVSDVNDNAPAFSQTTYTLRVRENNSPALHIGSVSATDRDSGANAQVTYSLLPPADPQLPLASLVSINADNGQLFALRSLDYEALRAFEFGVRAADRGSPALSSQARVRVLVLDDNDNAPFVLYPPQNGSAPCTELVPRAAEAGYLVTKVVAVDGDSGQNAWLSYQLLKATEPGLFGVWAHNGEVRTARLLSERDAVKHRLVVLVRDNGEPPRSASVTLHVLLVDGFSQPYLPLPEVAAAEARADPLTVYLVVALASVSSLFLFSVLVFVAVRLCRRSRAASAGRCSGPEGHFPGHLVDVSGAGTLSQSYQYDVCLTGDPRTGEFKFLKPVFPNLLVEDTEREIKENPNCRNSFVFS, from the coding sequence ATGAAGACGCCAGAGAGAATTCAACCAAACAGGCAAGTGGTGGCCTTTATTTTGATGGTGTTCTTGTCCCAGGCTTGCCCTGAGCCTATTCGTTATTCTGTGATAGAAGAAACAGAGAGTGGCTCCTTTATAGCCCATCTGGCCAAAGATCTGGGCCTGGGAATTGGGGAACTGACCGCTAGGTCAGCCCGGGTGGTGTCTGACGATGACAAGCAGCGCTTGCAACTGGATCGTCAGACTGGAGATTTGCTTTTGAGGGAGAAAATAGACCGGGAAGAACTATGTGGCTCTGTTGAACCGTGTGTACTGCATTTCCAAGTGTTGCTGGAAACGCCGGTGCAATTTTTTGAAGGAGAATTATCAATCCAGGACATAAATGACCACTCCCCAGTATTCCCGACTGGGGAAATGCTCTTGAAAATACCGGAGAACAGCCAGCCAGGGACTCTGTTTCCGTTGAAATTAGCTCAGGATTTGGATGTGGGTAGCAATGGCCTTCAAAAGTACACTATCAGCCCCAATTCTTATTTTCATGTTCTAACTCGAAATCATAGTGAGGCCAAGAAATACCCAGATTTGGTGCAGGACAAAGCGCTGGATCGAGAGGAGCAGCCTGCGTTCAGCTTAACCCTCATAGCACTGGATGGTGGATCTCCACCTAAGTCTGGCACCATCACGGTGCGAATCCTGATCACAGACGTCAATGACAATGCTCCAGAGTTTGTGCACACCCCATATGAAGTACAGGTCTTGGAAAACAGCTCCCTAGATTCCCCAGTACTTAGTGTCTCAGCTAAAGATATAGATTCTGGAAACTTCGGGAGTGTTTCCTACGGCTTTTTCCAAGCATCAGATGAAATTAAACAAACTTTCTCAATTAATGAAGTCACAGGAGAAATCCGACTGACAAAGAAATTGGATTTTGAACACATTAAATCTTACCACGTAGAAATTGAGGCCATAGATGGCGGAGGCCTTTCTGGAAAAGGCACTGTAGTCATACACGTGGTGGATGTGAACGACAATGCCCCTGAGCTTACAATATCTTCACTCACCAACTCCATCCCAGAAAATGCTCCTGAGACTGTAGTGTCTATCTTCAGAATTCGAGATAGAGACTCTGGAGACAATGGAAAGATGATTTGCTCTATTCCAGATAATTTGCCGTTCCTTCTAAAACCGACTTTCAAGAATTTCTACACGCTGGTAACGGAGAGTCCCCTcgacagagagagcagagccgAATACAACATCACTATCACCGTCACTGACTTGGGGACCCCCAGGCTGAAAACGCAGCACAACATAACCGTGACGGTCTCCGACGTCAACGACAACGCCCCCGCCTTCAGCCAAACCACCTACACCCTGCGCGTCCGCGAGAACAACAGCCCCGCCCTGCACATCGGCAGCGTGAGCGCCACGGACAGGGACTCGGGCGCCAACGCCCAGGTCACCTACTCGCTGCTGCCGCCCGCGGACCCGCAGCTGCCCCTGGCCTCCCTGGTGTCCATCAACGCGGACAACGGGCAGCTGTTCGCGCTCAGGTCCCTGGATTACGAGGCGCTGCGGGCGTTCGAGTTCGGCGTGCGCGCGGCCGACCGCGGCTCGCCCGCGCTCAGCAGCCAGGCGCGGGTGCGCGTGCTGGTGCTGGACGACAACGACAACGCGCCCTTCGTGCTGTACCCGCCGCAGAACGGCTCTGCGCCCTGCACCGAGCTGGTGCCCAGGGCGGCCGAGGCGGGCTACCTGGTGACCAAGGTGGTGGCGGTGGACGGCGACTCGGGCCAGAACGCCTGGCTGTCGTACCAGCTGCTCAAGGCCACGGAGCCCGGGCTGTTCGGCGTGTGGGCGCACAACGGCGAGGTGCGCACGGCGCGGCTGCTGAGCGAGCGCGACGCCGTCAAGCACAGGCTGGTGGTGCTGGTCAGGGACAACGGCGAGCCGCCGCGCTCGGCCAGCGTCACGCTGCACGTGCTGCTGGTGGACGGCTTCTCGCAGCCCTACCTGCCGCTCCCGGAGGTGGCGGCGGCCGAGGCGCGGGCAGACCCGCTCACCGTCTACTTGGTCGTCGCCTTGGCGTCCGTGTCGTCGCTCTTCCTGTTCTCGGTGCTGGTGTTCGTGGCGGTGCGGCTGTGCAGGCGGAGCCGGGCGGCGTCTGCGGGTCGCTGCTCGGGGCCCGAGGGCCACTTTCCGGGCCACCTGGTGGACGTCAGCGGCGCGGGGACGCTGTCCCAGAGCTACCAGTATGACGTGTGTCTGACGGGAGACCCTAGGACTGGTGAGTTCAAATTCCTGAAGCCGGTATTTCCCAACCTCTTGGTTGAAGACactgagagagaaataaaagaaaaccccaaCTGCAGGAATAGCTTTGTATTCAGTTAA